The Dermochelys coriacea isolate rDerCor1 chromosome 12, rDerCor1.pri.v4, whole genome shotgun sequence genome has a window encoding:
- the HERPUD1 gene encoding homocysteine-responsive endoplasmic reticulum-resident ubiquitin-like domain member 1 protein isoform X2 produces MEPGRDAEPFDLLVRSPAQRHPDLRLRGEPGWTVRQLKARLRRLHPEEPPEEDQKLIYSGKLLLDHLYLRDVLPKKKFHALHLVYHSKNLSKMKETNSKIDETNQEPKTVSGPGQDPSVVSSSDGLRQRETSCNQLSTGEANTRVEAAQPPHGVAPGYSAYTTYNILQMSWFQQIYARQYYMQYLAAVSADRSPTQRSQEIPVASVAAPAPLPDAFPAQNLPGNHNAPPQLNAGANQNLQMNAQGGPLMEEEEEMNRDWLDWLYSATLFFVFVNIIYFYSSLSRFLMVMGGTVLMYLHHAGWFPFRRRPVHPLPNNVVPQAMINQDQNNNLQEENVGGEAEPEAVPDEGRALPENQQDSPSFMNAAWLFFKTFFASLLPEGPPAVAN; encoded by the exons ATGGAGCCCGGCCGCGACGCGGAGCCCTTCGACCTGCTCGTGCGGAGCCCCGCGCAGCGGCACCCGGACCTGCGCCTCCGCGGGGAGCCCGGCTGGACCGTGCGGCAGCTCAAGGCCCGGCTGCGGCGCCTGCACCCCGAGGAGCCG CCTGAAGAGGACCAGAAGCTGATTTATTCTGGGAAGTTGCTGCTTGACCATCTTTATTTGAGAGATGTGCTGCCCAAG AAGAAGTTTCATGCTCTTCATCTGGTGTACCATTCAAAGAATCTGTCAAAAATGAAAGAAACCAATTCAAAG ATTGACGAAACCAATCAAGAACCAAAGACTGTTTCAGGACCTGGTCAAGATCCTTCTGTAGTTTCTTCAAGTGATGGCTTGAGACAAAGGGAGACTTCCTGCAACCAGCTTTCTACAGGGGAAGCCAATACTAG GGTTGAAGCTGCTCAGCCTCCCCATGGTGTGGCTCCTGGGTACTCTGCATATACCACTTACAACATACTACAGATGTCCTGGTTTCAGCAGATTTATGCAAGACAGTACTACATGCAATA CTTGGCTGCTGTTTCTGCTGATAGATCACCTACCCAAAGGTCACAAGAGATACCAGTGGCATCAGTtgcagctccagccccccttccAGATGCATTTCCTGCACAAAACCTGCCCGGAAACCATAACGCCCCTCCTCAGCTTAATGCAGGGGCCAATCAGAATTTGCAAATGAATGCCCAGGGGGGTCCTCtcatggaagaggaggaggagatgaatcGAGATTGGTTGGACTGGCTTTATTCTGCAACCCTGTTCTTCGTTTTTGTCAACATTATCTACTTCTACTCCAGCCTGAGCAGGTTCCTCATGGTTATGGGCGGCACAGTTCTGATGTACCT GCACCATGCTGGATGGTTTCCGTTTAGACGACGGCCAGTTCACCCTCTTCCAAACAATGTGGTTCCCCAAGCTATGATAAACCAGGACCAAAACAATAACTTACAG GAGGAAAATGTAGGTGGCGAAGCTGAACCTGAGGCTGTTCCTGATGAAGGAAGAGCTTTACCAGAAAATCAGCAGGACAGTCCTTCATTTATGAACGCAGCCTGGCTTTTCTTCAAGACTTTCTTTGCATCGCTCCTGCCAGAAGggcctccagctgtggccaacTAA
- the HERPUD1 gene encoding homocysteine-responsive endoplasmic reticulum-resident ubiquitin-like domain member 1 protein isoform X1 has product MEPGRDAEPFDLLVRSPAQRHPDLRLRGEPGWTVRQLKARLRRLHPEEPPEEDQKLIYSGKLLLDHLYLRDVLPKQKKFHALHLVYHSKNLSKMKETNSKIDETNQEPKTVSGPGQDPSVVSSSDGLRQRETSCNQLSTGEANTRVEAAQPPHGVAPGYSAYTTYNILQMSWFQQIYARQYYMQYLAAVSADRSPTQRSQEIPVASVAAPAPLPDAFPAQNLPGNHNAPPQLNAGANQNLQMNAQGGPLMEEEEEMNRDWLDWLYSATLFFVFVNIIYFYSSLSRFLMVMGGTVLMYLHHAGWFPFRRRPVHPLPNNVVPQAMINQDQNNNLQEENVGGEAEPEAVPDEGRALPENQQDSPSFMNAAWLFFKTFFASLLPEGPPAVAN; this is encoded by the exons ATGGAGCCCGGCCGCGACGCGGAGCCCTTCGACCTGCTCGTGCGGAGCCCCGCGCAGCGGCACCCGGACCTGCGCCTCCGCGGGGAGCCCGGCTGGACCGTGCGGCAGCTCAAGGCCCGGCTGCGGCGCCTGCACCCCGAGGAGCCG CCTGAAGAGGACCAGAAGCTGATTTATTCTGGGAAGTTGCTGCTTGACCATCTTTATTTGAGAGATGTGCTGCCCAAG cagAAGAAGTTTCATGCTCTTCATCTGGTGTACCATTCAAAGAATCTGTCAAAAATGAAAGAAACCAATTCAAAG ATTGACGAAACCAATCAAGAACCAAAGACTGTTTCAGGACCTGGTCAAGATCCTTCTGTAGTTTCTTCAAGTGATGGCTTGAGACAAAGGGAGACTTCCTGCAACCAGCTTTCTACAGGGGAAGCCAATACTAG GGTTGAAGCTGCTCAGCCTCCCCATGGTGTGGCTCCTGGGTACTCTGCATATACCACTTACAACATACTACAGATGTCCTGGTTTCAGCAGATTTATGCAAGACAGTACTACATGCAATA CTTGGCTGCTGTTTCTGCTGATAGATCACCTACCCAAAGGTCACAAGAGATACCAGTGGCATCAGTtgcagctccagccccccttccAGATGCATTTCCTGCACAAAACCTGCCCGGAAACCATAACGCCCCTCCTCAGCTTAATGCAGGGGCCAATCAGAATTTGCAAATGAATGCCCAGGGGGGTCCTCtcatggaagaggaggaggagatgaatcGAGATTGGTTGGACTGGCTTTATTCTGCAACCCTGTTCTTCGTTTTTGTCAACATTATCTACTTCTACTCCAGCCTGAGCAGGTTCCTCATGGTTATGGGCGGCACAGTTCTGATGTACCT GCACCATGCTGGATGGTTTCCGTTTAGACGACGGCCAGTTCACCCTCTTCCAAACAATGTGGTTCCCCAAGCTATGATAAACCAGGACCAAAACAATAACTTACAG GAGGAAAATGTAGGTGGCGAAGCTGAACCTGAGGCTGTTCCTGATGAAGGAAGAGCTTTACCAGAAAATCAGCAGGACAGTCCTTCATTTATGAACGCAGCCTGGCTTTTCTTCAAGACTTTCTTTGCATCGCTCCTGCCAGAAGggcctccagctgtggccaacTAA